In a genomic window of Tripterygium wilfordii isolate XIE 37 chromosome 8, ASM1340144v1, whole genome shotgun sequence:
- the LOC120003258 gene encoding cyclin-U4-1: MAELESPNVMSKLITFLSSLLQRLAESNDLNPQFQTQKISVFHGLTRPSISIQSYLDRIFKYANCSPSCFIVAYVYLDRFAQSQPSLPINSFNVHRLLITSVMVAAKFMDDMYYNNGYYAKVGGISKTEMNYLELDFLFGLGFNLNVTPNTFYTYCSYLQKEMVMMQPPVTLAGESSLKRLYFNEEESSHQQQQQEVAV, from the exons ATGGCAGAGCTAGAGAGCCCAAATGTGATGTCCAAATTGATCACATTCCTCTCATCTCTACTCCAAAGACTTGCCGAATCGAACGATCTCAACCCTCAATTCCAGACCCAGAAAATCTCAGTCTTCCATGGCCTAACTAGGCCTTCTATATCAATCCAGAGCTACCTTGACAGGATCTTCAAGTATGCAAATTGCAGCCCTTCTTGCTTCATTGTTGCCTATGTTTACCTTGATAGGTTTGCTCAGAGTCAACCCTCCCTCCCCATCAACTCCTTCAATGTCCATCGCTTGCTTATCACAAGTGTCATGGTCGCTGCCAAATTCATGGATGATAT GTATTACAACAATGGATACTATGCAAAAGTTGGAGGGATTAGCAAAACCGAGATGAACTATCTTGAGCTAGATTTTCTGTTTGGGCTAGGCTTCAACTTAAATGTTACTCCAAACACATTCTACACCTACTGTTCCTACCTCCAAAAAGAGATGGTGATGATGCAACCTCCTGTGACTTTAGCTGGAGAATCTTCTCTAAAGAGATTGTATTTCAATGAAGAAGAATCCtcccatcaacaacaacaacaagaagtAGCTGTTTAA
- the LOC120003237 gene encoding pentatricopeptide repeat-containing protein At1g02150-like: MLLQPSLHHHNKATLSSTQAYSIIPGFNRPKTLNFHKSPVTVTCSISQIHSYGTMDYEKRPVVKWNAVYKKISRMEKPDLGAASVLRQWEKEGKMLTKWEVCRVVKELRKFKRYKQALEVYEWMNNRGERFRLSSSDAAIQLDLIAKVRGISVAEDFFTRLPDSLMDKRMCGALLNAYVRATMLEKAEAFFDDMRSKGYATHHLPFNVMMTLYMNLKEYDKVESIISEMMQKNIQLDIYSYNIWLSSRGSQGSSERMEQVFELMKQDRTINPNWTTFSTMATMYIKLGQLDKAQDCLKKVESRITGRDRIPYHYLLSLYGTVGNKDEIYRVWNIYKTLFPSVPNMGYHAMISSLNRVGDVEGAEKIYEEWLSVKSAFDPRIANLLMGWHVKDGNLDRAESIFNEMLEMGGKPNSSTWAILAEGHTAERRISEALSCWKKAYAAEGSNEWKAKPERTAAFFKLCEDEADMASKEALVELMRQSHSGLIDGDLIGTKVSIEKGKTVNDNDDDEIEDERSEVLLNQDQGSI; this comes from the exons ATGCTTCTCCAACCTTCTCTTCACCACCACAACAAGGCGACTCTCTCATCAACTCAAGCATATTCAATAATTCCCGGTTTTAATCGTCCCAAAACACTGAATTTCCACAAATCCCCTGTGACAGTGACATGCTCAATCTCACAAATCCACAGCTATGGCACTATGGACTATGAGAAGAGACCCGTGGTCAAATGGAATGCTGTGTACAAAAAAATTTCTCGCATGGAGAAACCTGATCTGGGTGCTGCTAGTGTGTTGAGACAGTGGGAGAAAGAAGGCAAGATGCTTACCAAATGGGAGGTTTGCAGGGTGGTCAAGGAGTTGAGGAAATTCAAACGCTACAAACAGGCCCTTGAG GTGTATGAGTGGATGAACAACAGGGGTGAGAGATTTAGATTATCTAGTAGTGATGCAGCAATTCAGTTAGACCTGATCGCCAAAGTGCGTGGAATTTCTGTTGCAGAAGATTTTTTCACTAGGCTTCCTGATTCTTTAATGGATAAGAGGATGTGTGGGGCTCTTCTGAATGCATACGTACGGGCTACAATGCTAGAGAAGGCGGAAGCTTTCTTTGATGACATGAGGAGTAAAGGTTATGCCACCCACCATCTTCCATTCAACGTGATGATGACTCTGTATATGAACCTTAAGGAGTATGATAAAGTTGAATCCATAATTTCAGAGATGATGCAGAAAAACATACAATTAGATATATATTCTTATAATATCTGGTTATCATCACGTGGATCCCAAGGTTCTTCAGAAAGAATGGAACAGGTATTTGAGCTGATGAAACAGGACAGGACCATTAATCCTAACTGGACAACATTCAGCACAATGGCTACCATGTATATTAAGCTGGGACAACTTGACAAAGCTCAAGATTGCTTAAAGAAGGTTGAAAGTAGAATCACAGGTCGAGATAGGATACCTTATCACTACCTCCTAAGTTTATATGGTACCGTTGGCAACAAAGATGAGATTTATCGGGTGTGGAATATTTATAAAACACTTTTTCCTAGTGTTCCAAATATGGGATATCATGCAATGATTTCTTCTCTCAACAGGGTTGGCGATGTTGAGGGAGCAGAAAAGATTTATGAGGAGTGGCTGTCCGTGAAGTCAGCTTTCGACCCTAGAATCGCAAATCTACTAATGGGTTGGCATGTGAAAGATGGAAATCTGGATAGAGCCGAGAGTATTTTCAATGAAATGCTTGAAATGGGAGGAAAGCCAAACTCCAGTACCTGGGCAATACTTGCAGAAGGTCATACTGCAGAGAGAAGGATTTCTGAGGCTTTGTCTTGCTGGAAGAAAGCCTATGCAGCTGAAGGATCAAATGAATGGAAGGCCAAGCCTGAGAGAACTGCTGCCTTCTTCAAGCTCTGTGAGGATGAAGCTGACATGGCAAGTAAGGAGGCCTTGGTGGAATTGATGAGGCAATCACATAGTGGTTTGATTGATGGAGATCTCATTGGCACTAAAGTATCTATAGAGAAAGGCAAAACTGTCAATGATAATGACGATGATGAAATTGAGGATGAGAGGTCTGAGGTGCTTCTCAATCAGGACCAGGGAAGTATTTGA
- the LOC120003336 gene encoding ELMO domain-containing protein C-like isoform X1 gives MDDRGGSFVAVRRISQGLERDTTCHSNSAEVVAGSAAWLGRGLSCVCAQRREGDASRLSFDLTPAQEECLQRLQSRIDVAYDSSIPEHQEALKALWNAAFPEEELCGLISEQWKEMGWQGKDPSTDFRGGGFISLENLLYFARNVPKSFQELLRKQEGDRSVWEYPFAVAGVNITFMLIQMLDLEAVKPRTMVGATFLKFLAENESAFDLLYCITFKLMDHQWLSMRASYMDFNAVMKSTRRQLERELLLEDISRLEDLPSYGLLAR, from the exons ATGGATGATAGAGGAGGGTCATTTGTTGCTGTAAGGAGGATTTCTCAAGGTCTCGAAAGGGACACCACCTGCCATTCAAATTCTG cTGAGGTTGTGGCAGGATCAGCAGCATGGCTTGGCCGTGGTCTTTCTTGTGTCTGTGCACAAAGGAGAGAGGGTGATGCTTCTCGTCTTTCATTTGATTTAACGCCAGCCCAG GAGGAATGTTTACAGAGGCTGCAGAGCCGTATAGATGTTGCCTACGATAGTTCAATCCCTGAGCACCAG GAAGCTTTGAAGGCATTATGGAATGCTGCCTTTCCTGAAGAAGAACTTTGTGGTTTAATATCTGAGCAATGGAAGGAAATGGGGTGGCAGGGAAAGGATCCATCAACGGATTTTAG GGGTGGAGGTTTTATATCACTAGAGAATTTGTTATATTTTGCTCGGAATGTTCCG AAATCTTTCCAGGAACTTCTTCGAAAGCAAGAAGGTGATCGGTCAGTGTGGGAATACCCATTTGCTGTAGCTGGTGTGAATATTACATTTATGCTGATTcagatgcttgatcttgaagcAG TAAAGCCACGAACAATGGTGGGGGCAACTTTCTTGAAGTTTCTTGCAG AAAATGAATCAGCATTTGATCTTCTCTATTGTATCACTTTCAAGCTGATGGATCATCAATGGCTTTCCATGCGTGCATCATACATGGATTTCAAT GCGGTTATGAAATCCACTCGCCGACAGTTGGAGAGGGAGCTTTTGCTTGAAGATATTTCACGGTTAGAGGACTTGCCCTCATACGGCCTTCTTGCGCGATAA
- the LOC120003336 gene encoding ELMO domain-containing protein C-like isoform X2: MFADILNCCAEVVAGSAAWLGRGLSCVCAQRREGDASRLSFDLTPAQEECLQRLQSRIDVAYDSSIPEHQEALKALWNAAFPEEELCGLISEQWKEMGWQGKDPSTDFRGGGFISLENLLYFARNVPKSFQELLRKQEGDRSVWEYPFAVAGVNITFMLIQMLDLEAVKPRTMVGATFLKFLAENESAFDLLYCITFKLMDHQWLSMRASYMDFNAVMKSTRRQLERELLLEDISRLEDLPSYGLLAR, from the exons ATGTTTGCTGATATACTGAATTGTTGTG cTGAGGTTGTGGCAGGATCAGCAGCATGGCTTGGCCGTGGTCTTTCTTGTGTCTGTGCACAAAGGAGAGAGGGTGATGCTTCTCGTCTTTCATTTGATTTAACGCCAGCCCAG GAGGAATGTTTACAGAGGCTGCAGAGCCGTATAGATGTTGCCTACGATAGTTCAATCCCTGAGCACCAG GAAGCTTTGAAGGCATTATGGAATGCTGCCTTTCCTGAAGAAGAACTTTGTGGTTTAATATCTGAGCAATGGAAGGAAATGGGGTGGCAGGGAAAGGATCCATCAACGGATTTTAG GGGTGGAGGTTTTATATCACTAGAGAATTTGTTATATTTTGCTCGGAATGTTCCG AAATCTTTCCAGGAACTTCTTCGAAAGCAAGAAGGTGATCGGTCAGTGTGGGAATACCCATTTGCTGTAGCTGGTGTGAATATTACATTTATGCTGATTcagatgcttgatcttgaagcAG TAAAGCCACGAACAATGGTGGGGGCAACTTTCTTGAAGTTTCTTGCAG AAAATGAATCAGCATTTGATCTTCTCTATTGTATCACTTTCAAGCTGATGGATCATCAATGGCTTTCCATGCGTGCATCATACATGGATTTCAAT GCGGTTATGAAATCCACTCGCCGACAGTTGGAGAGGGAGCTTTTGCTTGAAGATATTTCACGGTTAGAGGACTTGCCCTCATACGGCCTTCTTGCGCGATAA